In Scyliorhinus torazame isolate Kashiwa2021f chromosome 19, sScyTor2.1, whole genome shotgun sequence, a single genomic region encodes these proteins:
- the LOC140395858 gene encoding L-dopachrome tautomerase-like produces the protein MSPREQETFIQRLDLSKKTLSNRFVIYVSERASPRSRKYFRRASVYDTANYMHYLCAKSIGGRGIVDYAHRSPLFLVWHRMWNINLEQEIRNITGDDSFSIPFWSWVGKSQCDVCTNKLFGRNEGGGQIMLNSIFRSWRTQCTNDREYADSMDVVCAPGIGQLIYRLNGAGLEFRPPLFNGLPTKQDYDACFRLSVFDRPPYNENATFCFRNALEGFIDPKSPYQRSISMHNAVHVFLGGTHLLPSESANDPLFPSIHVNVDKILDQWWRLHNTSSYPAGPLPIGHRADDNMIPFFPLVKNRDLFGATPPLGYRYEGNE, from the exons ATGTCGCCACGAGAGCAGGAGACCTTCATCCAGCGCTTGGACCTTTCCAAGAAGACCCTCAGCAATCGGTTCGTCATCTACGTCAGTGAGAGGGCATCGCCCCGCTCACGGAAATACTTCCGCCGCGCAAGTGTCTACGACACCGCAAACTACATGCACTACCTCTGCGCCAAGTCCATCGGGGGCAGAGGGATTGTCGACTACGCCCACCGCAGCCCCCTCTTCCTCGTTTGGCACAGGATGTGGAACATCAACCTGGAGCAGGAGATCAGGAACATAACCGGGGACGACTCCTTCTCCATCCCGTTCTGGTCCTGGGTCGGAAAATCCCAATGTGACGTCTGCACAAACAAGCTCTTCGGGCGTAACGAAGGTGGTGGCCAGATCATGCTGAACTCCATCTTCAGATCTTGGCGG ACACAATGCACAAACGATCGTGAATATGCGGACAGCATGGATGTGGTTTGTGCGCCCGGGATCGGGCAGTTAATTTACCGATTGAATGGAGCGGGATTGGAATTTAGACCCCCCTTGTTCAATGGCCTTCCTACCAAGCAAGATTACGATGCCTGCTTCCGACTTTCCGTCTTCGACCGTCCGCCTTATAATGAGAATGCAACTTTTTGTTTTCGCAATGCGCTGGAGG gattCATAGATCCAAAGAGTCCGTACCAAAGGAGTATTTCCATGCACAACGCCGTCCACGTGTTCTTGGGCGGGACGCATCTGTTGCCCTCCGAGTCGGCCAATGACCCTCTCTTCCCGTCCATCCATGTTAACGTTGACAA GATCTTGGACCAGTGGTGGAGACTTCATAATACCAGCAGCTACCCAGCAGGTCCCCTTCCCATTGGGCACAGGGCAGATGACAACATGATCCCCTTCTTTCCCTTAGTCAAAAACCGCGATCTGTTTGGAGCGACTCCGCCGCTTGGATATCGCTATGAGGGAAACGAATGA